A single region of the Ziziphus jujuba cultivar Dongzao chromosome 10, ASM3175591v1 genome encodes:
- the LOC107411094 gene encoding pentatricopeptide repeat-containing protein At1g07590, mitochondrial, translated as MRTVASLLQRCFIQAIRRTVSLPYLSHTHRPSSFIFFCTQTPNGITQQISDSKQQEPGSCLSYRIEKLQKDEPVRSAFQSWMGDGFPIHRGDIFHAINRLRKLKINKRALEVMEWVIREKPYRPKELDYSYLLEFTIKHHGISQGEKLFTCVPAEFQCELLYNNLVIACLDRGTLRLPLAYMRKMRELGHPISYLVFNRLIILHSSPRRKKAIPKILTQMKADKVTPHVSTYNILMKVEANEHNVEGLMKVYSDMKRASVEPNEISYCIIATTHVVARLYTVAEAYIEALEKSITGNNWSTLDVLIMLYGYLGKEKELERTWGIVQDLPRVRSKSYVLAIEAFGRIGQLSRAEELWLEMKSTKGLKSTEQFNSIISVYCKHGHIKKASELFREIGNNGCKPNAITFRHLALGCLKAGLVEEAVKTLDMGMDMTTTKMVRNSTPWLETTLSIIEMFAEKGDVGNAEKLYEELRKAKYTRHTFVGNTLIKAYVKAKIHDSNLLKRMILGGARPDAETHSLMKLAEQFQT; from the exons ATGCGAACTGTAGCCTCTCTCCTACAACGTTGCTTCATTCAGGCAATACGTCGAACAGTTTCTCTCCCATATTTGTCACACACGCACCGCCCATCTTCCTTCATCTTTTTCTGCACTCAAACGCCTAATGGTATTACCCAGCAAATCTCAGACTCAAAACAACAAGAACCCGGGTCCTGCTTGTCTTACAGGATTGAGAAGCTGCAAAAAGATGAACCAGTTCGGTCTGCTTTCCAGAGCTGGATGGGAGACGGCTTTCCCATTCATAGAGGTGACATTTTCCACGCCATTAACCGACTCAGGAAGCTCAAGATCAACAAGCGCGCCCTTGAG GTAATGGAATGGGTAATCAGGGAAAAGCCCTACAGGCCAAAGGAACTTGACTATTCTTATCTATTGGAATTTACAATTAAGCACCATGGGATATCACAAGGTGAGAAACTCTTTACTTGTGTTCCTGCAGAGTTTCAGTGTGAGCTTCTTTACAACAATCTTGTGATTGCATGCTTGGATAGAGGCACATTACGGCTTCCACTTGCGTACATGAGGAAAATGAGGGAGCTGGGTCATCCTATCTCGTACTTGGTTTTCAATCGCCTTATAATCCTTCATTCCTCCCCGAGACGTAAAAAGGCAATCCCGAAAATTCTTACTCAAATGAAGGCTGATAAAGTCACCCCTCATGTCTCAACCTACAACATTCTTATGAAAGTAGAAGCGAACGAGCACAATGTTGAAGGACTGATGAAGGTATACAGTGATATGAAGAGAGCCAGTGTTGAACCAAATGAAATATCTTACTGCATTATTGCTACCACACATGTTGTTGCTAGGTTGTATACTGTTGCTGAAGCCTATATTGAAGCTCTAGAAAAGTCCATTACTGGGAATAATTGGTCAACACTTGATGTCCTAATTATGCTTTATGGGTATTTGGGTAAGGAGAAGGAGCTAGAAAGAACGTGGGGAATTGTGCAAGATCTCCCTCGTGTTAGGTCTAAAAGCTATGTTTTGGCAATTGAAGCATTTGGTAGAATTGGTCAATTGAGTCGAGCTGAAGAACTTTGGCTGGAAATGAAGTCAACAAAAGGGTTGAAATCCACTGAGCAGTTCAATTCCATAATATCTGTTTATTGCAAGCATGGTCACATCAAAAAAGCATCTGAACTTTTCAGAGAAATTGGAAATAATGGGTGCAAACCAAATGCAATTACTTTTAGACATCTTGCATTGGGTTGCTTGAAAGCAGGATTGGTGGAGGAAGCTGTGAAAACTCTAGACATGGGGATGGATATGACGACAACCAAAATGGTACGGAATTCAACCCCATGGTTGGAGACTACTTTGTCAATAATTGAGATGTTTGCAGAGAAAGGTGATGTGGGGAATGCAGAGAAGTTGTATGAAGAACTTAGAAAGGCTAAGTACACCAGGCATACTTTTGTAGGCAACACTTTAATTAAGGCTTATGTGAAGGCCAAGATACATGATTCAAATCTTTTGAAGAGGATGATCTTAGGAGGAGCTAGGCCAGATGCAGAGACACATAGCCTTATGAAACTTGCTGAGCAGTTCCAGACTTGA
- the LOC107411102 gene encoding metallothionein-like protein type 2, whose protein sequence is MSCCGGTCGCGSACSCGSGCGGCGMYPDLGFAEKTTTQTIIAGVAPVKMHSEGSEMSYGAENGGCNCGSDCSCGSDCKCGK, encoded by the exons ATGTCTTGCTGTGGAGGAACATGCGGATGTGGCTCAGCTTGCAGTTGTGGCAGCGGCTGTGGCGG ATGTGGTATGTACCCTGACCTTGGTTTCGCAGAGAAAACCACCACTCAGACCATCATTGCTGGGGTTGCACCAGTCAAGAT GCACTCTGAGGGATCGGAGATGAGCTATGGAGCAGAGAATGGTGGCTGCAACTGTGGCTCAGACTGCAGCTGTGGCTCTGACTGCAAATGCGGCAAATGA
- the LOC107411091 gene encoding outer envelope pore protein 16, chloroplastic encodes MPSSRFSGTLSGPKVGVFIDMGNPFLNLTVDGFLKIGTVAATRAVAEDAYHIVKKGSVSRHNFERTLKKMCKEGAYWGTVAGVYVGMEYGMERIRGTRDWKNAMIGGALTGAIVSAASNNDRDKVLIDAITGGAVATAAEFLNYVT; translated from the exons atgccAAGCAGCAGGTTTTCGGGTACCCTTTCTGGGCCCAAGGTTGGTGTATTCATTGACATGGGCAATCCTTTTCTCAATCTCACCGTTGACGGCTTCTTGAAGATCGGAACt GTTGCGGCTACTAGAGCCGTTGCTGAGGATGCGTATCACATCGTCAAGAAAG GAAGTGTGTCCAGACACAATTTTGAACGTACG TTGAAGAAAATGTGTAAAGAAGGCGCATATTGGG GAACTGTAGCCGGAGTGTATGTTGGAATGGAGTATGGTATGGAAAGAATCCGTGGTACCAGAGATTGG AAGAATGCAATGATTGGGGGTGCTTTAACAGGAGCTATTGTATCTGCAGCAAGCAATAACGACAGGGACAAAGTTCTGATTGATGCCATTACAGGAGGTGCCGTTGCAACTGCTGCAGAATTTCTCAATTATGTCACCTGA
- the LOC125420845 gene encoding uncharacterized protein LOC125420845, which translates to MWYLSRTPSSSSSSSSSKTHQPNIQFSTNSIFPVSDDGLFTQICIVQLPNDSQIDHHQTSTKNGCQNPKDQENDSLLSYSSSWEWFAYVCSPTQFRSAAIPRSPSSFRIQVMAVLPDQFLCAKLVVPSANSVLCTYSRNANSFHAVPEMHCRDRNLSSSACAVVGGWLYVAGGFKGNSNRNPNPDPNPSYSEPPTYLNSAERLNLKTWEWQTLPNMQNSRAYATGVAYKHKFYVVGGSADMKHSAEIYSPSSNSWLFVRSFVPKEAEGFAVASLGGRLLILTWSGWLGVKLWQWTILVNPNICGCRLISFFPDQLVERDRLKQHGARMVQIGEEIWVMVDENDRISQVGGSCAWPVFPAPMFRPSDGLETVQKGYIYAFTFRDGLRISWRKIPIFSILK; encoded by the exons ATGTGGTACCTCAGCAGaacaccttcttcttcttcttcttcttcttcttcgaagACCCACCAACCCAATATTCAATTTTCCACGAACTCCATCTTTCCCGTTTCCGATGATGGACTTTTCACTCAAATCTGCATCGTCCAACTCCCAAACGATTCTCAAATAGACCACCACCAAACTAGTACTAAAAATGGTTGCCAAAACCCCAAAGACCAAGAAAATGATTCATTATTATCATATTCTTCATCATGGGAATGGTTTGCGTACGTTTGCAGCCCGACCCAGTTCCGCTCGGCGGCAATCCCTCGGTCTCCGTCGTCGTTCAGAATCCAAGTGATGGCAGTCTTGCCGGACCAATTCTTGTGCGCTAAGCTTGTTGTACCCTCCGCCAATTCTGTTCTCTGTACTTATTCGCGCAACGCCAATTCTTTTCACGCTGTTCCCGAAATGCATTGCAGGGATCGAAACCTAAGCTCTTCTGCTTGTGCGGTTGTCGGTGGCTGGCTTTACGTTGCCGGAGGGTTTAAGGGCAATTCCAATCGCAATCCCAACCCCGACCCCAATCCGTCTT ATTCTGAACCTCCAACTTATCTGAACTCGGCAGAGCGGTTGAACCTTAAGACATGGGAGTGGCAAACACTGCCAAACATGCAAAATTCCCGAGCCTATGCGACCGGTGTTGCTTACAAGCATAAGTTCTACGTGGTGGGTGGCAGTGCAGATATGAAGCACTCAGCTGAGATTTACAGCCCCAGCTCCAACTCTTGGTTATTTGTGAGGTCGTTTGTGCCAAAGGAGGCAGAAGGATTTGCAGTGGCATCGCTTGGTGGGCGTTTACTGATACTGACTTGGTCCGGTTGGTTAGGTGTGAAACTATGGCAGTGGACTATATTGGTGAATCCAAACATCTGTGGATGCAGGCTAATCAGTTTCTTTCCAGACCAACTAGTGGAGAGGGATAGGCTAAAACAACATGGAGCCAGGATGGTTCAGATTGGTGAGGAGATTTGGGTTATGGTGGATGAGAATGATAGAATTAGTCAGGTTGGTGGTTCATGTGCTTGGCCAGTGTTTCCAGCACCAATGTTTAGGCCCTCTGATGGACTTGAAACTGTGCAAAAGGGTTATATCTATGCTTTTACTTTCAGGGATGGGCTAAGAATAAGTTGGAGAAAAATCCCCATTTTCTCAATTTTGAAATGA